The Deltaproteobacteria bacterium genome has a window encoding:
- a CDS encoding translation initiation factor IF-3 has product MRRGPRKPASRNRLDQLRVNRRIRVPEVRVVLEDGTQLGILPTHEALAEAERRGLDLVEISPRSRPPVCRIMDYGRYKYQESKKKKEARKHATTMEVKEVKFRPKTDEHDLDFKIKHVRRFLEEGNKVRLVVMFRGREVTHPETGVAVLDRVVEAVEGLGQVESRPNMEGRRMTMILAPRVGVIRRAPKQQPAAKPAGDGAAPASDAATAESSAAAKS; this is encoded by the coding sequence ATTCGCAGAGGACCCCGCAAACCCGCTAGCCGCAACCGACTCGACCAGCTGCGCGTCAATCGGCGCATCCGCGTACCGGAGGTGCGCGTGGTGCTCGAAGACGGCACCCAGCTCGGGATCTTGCCGACGCACGAGGCGCTCGCCGAGGCGGAGCGCCGCGGGCTCGACCTCGTCGAGATCTCGCCGCGCTCGCGCCCGCCGGTGTGCCGCATCATGGACTACGGTCGCTACAAGTACCAGGAGTCCAAAAAGAAGAAGGAGGCGCGCAAGCACGCGACGACCATGGAGGTCAAGGAGGTCAAGTTCCGCCCCAAGACGGACGAGCACGACCTCGACTTCAAGATCAAACACGTGCGCCGCTTCCTCGAGGAGGGCAACAAGGTCCGGCTGGTCGTGATGTTCCGCGGTCGCGAGGTGACGCACCCGGAGACGGGCGTCGCCGTGCTCGACCGCGTCGTCGAGGCGGTCGAAGGGCTCGGCCAGGTGGAGTCCCGGCCGAACATGGAGGGCCGGCGCATGACGATGATCCTGGCGCCGCGCGTGGGCGTGATCCGCCGGGCGCCGAAACAGCAGCCGGCGGCGAAACCGGCCGGCGACGGCGCCGCACCGGCCTCCGACGCGGCGACGGCCGAATCCTCCGCCGCCGCGAAGTCGTAG
- a CDS encoding 50S ribosomal protein L35: protein MPKMKSKTGAKKRFRTTGTGKFRRNKKGRRHILTKKTRKRKRNLRKPALVHKADEKQMRVMLPYA from the coding sequence ATGCCCAAGATGAAGTCGAAGACCGGCGCCAAAAAGCGGTTCCGCACGACCGGGACGGGCAAGTTCCGGCGCAACAAGAAAGGCCGCCGCCACATCCTCACGAAGAAGACCCGCAAGCGCAAGCGCAACCTGCGCAAGCCGGCGCTCGTCCACAAGGCGGACGAAAAGCAGATGCGGGTCATGCTTCCGTACGCATAG
- the thrS gene encoding threonine--tRNA ligase: MAKAVQRLYPGTKVTIGPDIDTGFYYDFDAPKPFTEDDLAAIEAEMQKIIDADEPFVREEIDRDEAIRLFRDLGEDYKVEIIEDIIPPGAVTTIYRTGDWFDLCRGPHVERTGQIKAFKLLSVAGAYWRGDEKRPMLQRIYGTAFPDKKQLRQFLQRLEEAKKRDHRKLGKELDLFSIDNTIGGGLVLWHPKGALVRYLIEEYWRRRHLDSGYDLVATPHIAKDQLWQTSGHLEFYKESMFAGMDVDGQDYLVKPMNCPFHVTIYKQGLRSYRDLPLRWAELGTVYRYERSGTLHGLLRVRGFTQDDAHLFMTRDQLPGELDRVVQFCLSILGAFGFEDFTLYLSTRPEKFVGEPAVWDEAEQALHAAIEKTGLPYEIDRGGGAFYGPKIDIALTDALGRKWQCSTVQVDFNLPERFDLQYVGPDGERHRLVMVHRALLGSIERFFAVLVEHYGGAFPVWLAPVQARAITVSERQDAWAREVEAALRARGFRVDSDLSADKLGAKIRRAQLEKIPFMLVCGDKEVEARAVAPRTREGKRLDVMSLDAFADHLADAARIPRSGASSATSA; the protein is encoded by the coding sequence ATGGCCAAGGCCGTGCAACGGCTGTATCCGGGCACGAAGGTCACCATCGGCCCGGACATCGACACGGGCTTCTACTACGACTTCGACGCGCCCAAGCCGTTTACCGAGGACGATCTCGCGGCCATCGAGGCGGAGATGCAAAAGATCATCGACGCGGACGAACCGTTCGTCCGCGAAGAGATCGACCGCGACGAGGCCATCCGCTTGTTTCGGGATCTCGGCGAGGACTACAAGGTCGAGATCATCGAGGACATCATCCCGCCCGGCGCGGTGACCACGATCTACCGCACCGGCGACTGGTTCGACCTGTGCCGGGGGCCGCACGTCGAGCGCACGGGCCAGATCAAGGCGTTCAAGCTGCTGTCGGTGGCGGGCGCGTACTGGCGCGGCGACGAGAAGCGGCCGATGCTGCAGCGCATCTACGGCACGGCGTTCCCCGACAAAAAGCAGCTTCGCCAGTTCCTGCAGCGCCTCGAGGAGGCCAAGAAGCGCGATCACCGCAAGCTCGGCAAGGAACTCGACCTGTTTTCGATCGACAACACGATCGGCGGCGGGCTCGTGCTGTGGCATCCGAAGGGCGCGCTCGTGCGCTACCTGATCGAGGAGTACTGGCGAAGGCGCCACCTCGACAGCGGCTACGACCTGGTCGCGACGCCGCACATCGCCAAAGATCAACTCTGGCAGACCTCCGGCCACCTCGAATTCTACAAAGAGTCGATGTTCGCGGGCATGGACGTCGACGGCCAGGACTACCTGGTCAAGCCGATGAACTGCCCATTCCACGTCACGATCTACAAGCAGGGGTTGCGCAGCTACCGCGACCTGCCGCTTCGCTGGGCGGAACTCGGCACCGTGTACCGCTACGAGCGGTCCGGCACGCTGCACGGGTTGTTGCGCGTGCGCGGGTTCACCCAGGACGACGCGCACCTGTTCATGACCCGGGACCAGCTGCCGGGCGAACTCGACCGGGTGGTGCAGTTTTGCCTGTCCATCCTCGGCGCGTTCGGCTTCGAAGACTTCACGCTGTACCTGTCGACGCGGCCGGAAAAGTTCGTCGGGGAGCCGGCGGTGTGGGACGAGGCCGAGCAGGCGCTGCACGCGGCGATCGAAAAGACGGGCCTGCCGTACGAGATCGACCGCGGCGGCGGCGCGTTCTACGGCCCGAAGATCGACATCGCGCTCACCGACGCGCTCGGGCGCAAGTGGCAGTGTTCGACCGTGCAGGTGGACTTCAACCTGCCGGAGCGGTTCGACCTGCAGTACGTCGGCCCCGACGGCGAGCGGCACCGCCTGGTCATGGTCCACCGGGCGCTGCTCGGGTCGATCGAGCGATTTTTCGCCGTGCTCGTCGAACACTACGGCGGCGCGTTCCCGGTGTGGCTCGCCCCGGTGCAAGCGCGCGCGATCACGGTGTCCGAGCGGCAGGATGCGTGGGCCCGCGAGGTCGAGGCCGCGCTGCGCGCGCGCGGCTTCCGGGTCGATTCGGACTTGTCTGCCGACAAGCTCGGCGCGAAGATTCGACGAGCGCAGTTGGAGAAGATTCCGTTCATGCTCGTGTGCGGCGATAAAGAGGTCGAGGCCAGGGCGGTCGCGCCGCGCACGCGCGAGGGCAAGCGTCTGGACGTCATGTCGCTCGACGCGTTTGCCGACCACCTCGCCGACGCCGCCCGCATTCCGCGGAGCGGGGCCTCGTCGGCGACGTCCGCGTGA
- a CDS encoding 50S ribosomal protein L20 → MPRAKKGFKARRRRNRVLKAIKGYRGKRGTCYAIGSEALHHAWQHMYRGRKQRKRDFRALWIARINAAVRPLDLSYSRFMGGLKANGVGLNRKMLAEIAISDPAAFKAIAETAARA, encoded by the coding sequence ATGCCCCGCGCGAAAAAAGGATTCAAAGCTCGTCGCCGCCGCAACCGCGTGCTCAAGGCCATCAAGGGCTATCGCGGCAAGCGCGGCACCTGCTATGCGATCGGCAGCGAGGCGCTGCACCACGCGTGGCAGCACATGTACCGCGGCCGCAAGCAGCGCAAGCGCGACTTCCGCGCCCTGTGGATCGCCCGCATCAACGCGGCCGTGCGCCCGCTCGACCTGAGCTACTCTCGGTTCATGGGCGGGCTGAAGGCCAACGGCGTCGGGCTCAACCGCAAGATGCTCGCCGAGATCGCGATCAGCGATCCGGCCGCGTTCAAAGCGATCGCCGAGACCGCCGCACGCGCGTAG
- a CDS encoding AarF/ABC1/UbiB kinase family protein — translation MRIVARGPVVAALLLVHLVWWAGGWLALLAALRPKPARQRWFARRLVGLLRALGATFVKVGQIMSTRPDLLPPHVIEALETLQDQVGAFAFRHVRRQIVEDFGAPPDALFASFDPVPIASASVSQVHRARLRDGRAVAVKVRRPGLDAIVRFDLAVMRAIARVLAIAPSIRLMSPVESVGEFARAIHMQIDFRVEAANNRRFRANFGGHPDVRFPELVPELCSARVLTMEFIDGRKVLDYDPAVSDPRRLARIGFHTLLKMVFADGFVHADLHPGNILVTPDDRVVIIDLGLVAELDDLHRRIFAQYFAAWAAGDATTMARIMVEFSPSAKVGDYAAFERDVVAFVDRYYGKALGEVEASKVAFDMMGVMRRHRVRANPTFTMVNIAIAVTEGIGKQLAPDLDLMSEAAPFFAAVELGPAVVRGDDAGGGARAARSHSG, via the coding sequence GTGAGGATCGTCGCGCGCGGGCCGGTCGTGGCCGCCCTCCTGCTGGTCCACCTGGTCTGGTGGGCCGGCGGCTGGCTGGCGCTGTTGGCGGCGCTGCGCCCGAAGCCGGCGCGCCAGCGCTGGTTCGCGCGGCGGCTCGTCGGCCTGCTGCGCGCGCTCGGCGCCACGTTCGTCAAGGTCGGCCAGATCATGAGTACGCGGCCCGACCTGCTGCCGCCGCACGTGATCGAGGCGCTCGAGACGCTCCAGGATCAGGTCGGCGCGTTCGCATTCCGCCACGTGCGCCGCCAGATCGTCGAGGACTTCGGCGCGCCGCCGGACGCGCTGTTCGCCTCGTTCGACCCGGTGCCGATCGCGAGCGCGTCGGTGTCCCAGGTCCACCGCGCGCGGTTGCGCGACGGCCGCGCGGTCGCGGTCAAGGTCCGCCGGCCCGGCCTCGACGCGATCGTCCGGTTCGACCTCGCGGTGATGCGCGCGATCGCGCGGGTGCTGGCGATCGCGCCGTCGATCCGGCTGATGTCGCCGGTCGAGAGCGTCGGCGAGTTCGCGCGCGCGATCCACATGCAGATCGACTTCCGCGTCGAGGCGGCCAACAACCGCCGGTTTCGCGCCAACTTCGGCGGCCACCCGGACGTGCGGTTCCCCGAACTCGTGCCGGAGCTGTGCTCCGCCCGAGTGCTGACGATGGAGTTCATCGACGGCCGCAAGGTGCTCGACTACGATCCCGCGGTGTCGGACCCGAGGCGACTCGCCCGCATCGGGTTCCACACCCTGCTGAAGATGGTGTTCGCCGACGGGTTCGTCCACGCCGACCTGCACCCGGGCAACATCCTCGTGACGCCCGACGATCGGGTCGTCATCATCGACCTCGGGTTGGTGGCCGAACTCGACGACCTGCACCGCCGGATCTTCGCGCAGTACTTCGCCGCGTGGGCGGCCGGCGACGCGACGACGATGGCCCGCATCATGGTCGAGTTCAGCCCGAGCGCCAAGGTCGGCGACTACGCCGCGTTCGAGCGCGACGTGGTGGCGTTCGTCGACCGCTACTACGGCAAGGCGCTCGGCGAGGTCGAGGCCAGCAAGGTCGCGTTCGACATGATGGGGGTGATGCGCCGTCACCGCGTCCGCGCCAACCCGACGTTCACCATGGTCAACATCGCCATCGCGGTCACCGAGGGGATCGGCAAGCAGCTGGCGCCGGACCTCGACCTGATGTCGGAGGCGGCGCCGTTTTTCGCCGCCGTCGAGCTCGGGCCAGCGGTCGTTCGCGGCGACGATGCGGGGGGCGGTGCGCGCGCCGCGCGGAGCCATTCGGGCTAA